In Populus nigra chromosome 1, ddPopNigr1.1, whole genome shotgun sequence, one genomic interval encodes:
- the LOC133705261 gene encoding serine--glyoxylate aminotransferase, whose product MDYFYGPGRNHLFVPGPVNIPESVLRAMNRNNEDYRSPAVPAMTKTLLEDVKKIFKTTSGTPFIIPTTGTGAWESALTNTLSPGDRTVSFLIGQFSLLWIDQQKRLGFNVDVVESDWGQGANLDILASKLAEDTAHTIKAVCIVHNETATGVTNNLAKVRKILDDYRHPALFLVDGVSSICALDFRMDEWGVDVALTGSQKALSLPTGMGIVCASPKALEASKTAKSFRVFFDWKDYLKFYKLGTFWPYTPSIQLLYGLREALDLLFVEGLDNVIARHARLGKATRLAVEAWGLKNCTQKEEWFSDTVTAVLVPPYIDSAEIVRRGWKRYNLSLGLGLNKVAGKVFRIGHLGNLNELQLLGCLAGVEMILKDVGYPVKLGSGVAAACAYLQNSTPLIASRI is encoded by the exons ATGGACTACTTCTATGGACCAGGAAGGAATCATCTGTTTGTTCCAGGGCCGGTTAATATTCCTGAATCAGTCCTGAGGGCAATGAACAGGAACAATGAGGATTACCGTTCTCCAGCAGTTCCAGCAATGACTAAAACTCTTCTTGAGGATGTGAAGAAGATTTTCAAGACTACCTCAGGAACTCCATTTATCATCCCAACCACAG GCACTGGTGCATGGGAGAGTGCACTTACCAACACATTGTCTCCTGGAGATCGAACTGTATCTTTCCTGATAGGCCAATTCAGTTTGCTCTGGATTGATCAGCAAAAACGCCTTGGTTTCAATGTTGATGTTGTAGAGAGCGACTGGGGTCAAGGTGCCAACCTTGACATCCTGGCCTCAAAACTTGCGGAAGATACTGCACATACCATTAAGGCTGTTTGCATTGTTCACAATGAGACAGCAACTGGAGTTACCAACAACTTGGCTAAAGTTAGAAAAATACTTG aTGACTACAGGCATCCAGCTCTCTTCCTTGTTGATGGAGTGTCCTCCATTTGTGCTCTTGATTTCCGTATGGATGAATGGGGAGTAGATGTGGCTTTAACCGGCTCTCAAAAGGCTCTCTCTCTTCCTACCGGGATGGGTATCGTGTGTGCAAGCCCCAAAGCTCTTGAGGCATCTAAAACTGCCAAGTCGTTTAGAGTATTCTTTGACTGGAAGGACTATTTGAAGTTCTACAAGCTTGGAACATTTTGGCCATATACACCTTCCATCCAATTATTGTATGGACTAAGAGAAGCACTGGACCTCCTTTTCGTGGAAGGACTCGACAATGTGATTGCAAGGCATGCTCGTCTAGGAAAAGCAACAAG GCTTGCTGTGGAGGCATGGGGTTTGAAGAACTGTACTCAAAAGGAGGAATGGTTCAGTGACACAGTGACTGCAGTTCTTGTTCCCCCATACATTGATAGTGCAGAAATTGTTAGGAGGGGATGGAAAAGATACAACTTAAGCTTAGGTTTGGGTCTCAACAAAGTAGCTGGCAAGGTTTTCAGAATAGGGCACCTTGGCAACCTGAACGAG TTGCAATTGTTGGGCTGCCTTGCCGGAGTGGAGATGATACTCAAGGATGTTGGTTACCCTGTAAAGTTGGGAAGTGGAGTAGCAGCTGCTTGTGCTTATCTGCAGAACAGTACCCCTCTGATCGCTTCCAGGATTTGA